One Acetobacterium sp. KB-1 DNA segment encodes these proteins:
- the eutB gene encoding ethanolamine ammonia-lyase subunit EutB, translating to MKLKTVLFGRTYQFKNVNEVQAKASEQKSGDQLAGLAATSTEERAAAKIVLADMLLSDIRNNPAVPYELDDVTRVIQDQVNEAVYKEIKNWTVGNLRDFMMLYTSTGPIIQRIATGLTAEMVAAVTKIMSNMDLIYAAKKIDNVATCVTTIGQRGIAANRALPNHQTDDIDGIFAELYEALAYGVGDAMLGLNPVQDTVESTTFLLQKLYDFRMKWEIPTQNCVLAHITTQMAALRKGAPLDMIFQSIAGTQKANESFGVTTTMLDDAYDLGKRECISGGKNIMYFETGEGSELSCDAHLGVDMLTLEARTYGYAKRYDPFYVMSVVGFIGPEYIYDSVQQLRAGLEEHFMGTLSLFPMGVDVCYTNHMPASQNDSENLALLLAHAGMPAFVTAPMGDDIMLNYQLLGNHDWQTLLELSGMKRVPEFEKWLQKMEILDQYGMFTEKAGDASIFLK from the coding sequence ATGAAATTAAAAACCGTATTGTTTGGAAGAACCTACCAATTCAAAAATGTTAATGAAGTCCAGGCGAAAGCAAGTGAACAGAAATCCGGGGATCAGCTGGCAGGTTTAGCTGCAACTTCAACTGAAGAAAGAGCAGCAGCAAAAATAGTGCTGGCAGATATGTTGTTATCTGATATTCGCAATAATCCGGCAGTTCCCTATGAACTTGATGATGTTACCCGAGTCATTCAGGATCAGGTTAATGAAGCCGTGTATAAAGAAATTAAAAACTGGACCGTCGGAAATCTTCGGGACTTTATGATGTTGTACACTTCAACCGGTCCGATTATTCAAAGAATTGCAACCGGATTGACAGCAGAAATGGTTGCCGCCGTTACAAAAATCATGTCAAATATGGATCTGATTTATGCCGCGAAAAAAATCGATAATGTTGCTACCTGTGTCACCACCATCGGACAACGTGGTATTGCCGCAAATCGTGCCTTACCGAATCATCAGACCGATGATATTGACGGCATTTTTGCAGAACTCTATGAAGCGCTTGCCTATGGTGTAGGGGATGCGATGCTTGGCTTGAATCCGGTTCAGGATACCGTGGAATCAACAACTTTCCTACTTCAGAAACTATATGATTTCCGAATGAAATGGGAAATACCGACCCAAAACTGTGTACTTGCTCATATTACAACGCAGATGGCCGCCCTTCGTAAAGGCGCACCGTTAGATATGATTTTTCAATCCATTGCCGGAACCCAAAAGGCCAACGAATCATTTGGTGTAACCACCACCATGCTTGATGATGCTTATGATCTGGGAAAACGCGAATGTATTTCCGGTGGGAAAAACATCATGTACTTCGAAACCGGGGAAGGTTCAGAACTATCCTGCGACGCCCATCTGGGAGTTGATATGCTTACCCTGGAAGCCCGCACCTATGGTTATGCCAAACGCTATGATCCTTTTTATGTTATGTCGGTAGTCGGATTCATCGGACCGGAATATATTTATGACTCCGTTCAACAATTACGAGCCGGTCTGGAAGAGCATTTTATGGGAACGTTATCACTATTCCCAATGGGTGTAGATGTCTGTTACACCAACCATATGCCGGCCAGTCAAAATGATTCCGAAAACCTTGCATTATTACTGGCTCACGCTGGGATGCCAGCCTTTGTAACCGCACCAATGGGTGACGACATCATGCTTAACTATCAATTATTGGGAAATCACGACTGGCAAACACTGTTGGAATTATCGGGAATGAAACGAGTACCTGAATTTGAAAAATGGCTGCAAAAAATGGAGATTCTCGACCAATACGGTATGTTTACCGAAAAAGCCGGCGATGCTTCAATATTCTTAAAATAA
- a CDS encoding ethanolamine ammonia-lyase reactivating factor EutA — protein MDKQGKIIYINEKIKKIIKNEKLDIALGQTANENSLTKLAKIMVHQLETVVGITPQDHYYDMMLTIEDMVIKNPINYLTFSGGVADIVYHYDEKEDVFKYQDMGIILGREIRRSDLFTKLKVMNAEETIRATVVGAGSHTTDISGSTVTYDKSALPIKNIPIVKIPFTDKNSISEIADEVAKRIEWFKLEDEFQMVAIAFEGINSPSFKDIVACAEQLINGLEALIRHNYPIIVVSEKDIAKVLGQTIKRLLNNDHHVICIDAVTVSDGDYIDIGNPIAGGMVLPVVVKTLIFK, from the coding sequence ATGGATAAGCAGGGAAAGATAATCTACATCAATGAAAAAATAAAAAAAATCATTAAAAACGAAAAACTCGATATTGCATTGGGTCAGACTGCCAACGAAAACAGCTTGACAAAATTAGCGAAAATAATGGTTCATCAGCTTGAAACCGTTGTCGGAATTACGCCCCAGGATCACTACTACGATATGATGCTCACGATTGAAGATATGGTAATCAAGAACCCCATCAACTATTTAACATTTTCCGGCGGCGTCGCAGACATCGTCTACCACTACGATGAAAAAGAGGATGTTTTTAAATACCAGGATATGGGAATAATTTTGGGACGAGAAATCCGTCGTTCGGATTTATTCACCAAATTAAAGGTGATGAATGCCGAAGAAACCATTCGCGCTACCGTTGTCGGAGCGGGGTCACATACTACCGATATCAGCGGCAGTACGGTAACATACGATAAGTCAGCCTTACCCATTAAAAACATTCCGATTGTGAAAATACCATTTACGGATAAAAACAGTATCAGTGAAATAGCAGATGAGGTAGCAAAACGCATTGAATGGTTTAAACTGGAAGATGAATTTCAGATGGTTGCGATTGCTTTTGAAGGCATCAATTCACCTTCTTTCAAGGACATAGTAGCCTGTGCCGAACAATTGATCAACGGTTTGGAGGCGTTGATCAGGCATAATTATCCGATTATCGTCGTTTCCGAAAAAGACATTGCAAAAGTGCTGGGACAGACGATTAAGCGGCTGTTGAATAATGATCATCACGTGATCTGCATTGACGCTGTGACCGTCAGCGACGGAGATTACATCGATATTGGCAATCCCATTGCCGGCGGGATGGTATTACCGGTTGTTGTAAAAACATTGATTTTTAAATAG
- a CDS encoding ethanolamine ammonia-lyase reactivating factor EutA yields MENFKRQEILSVGIDIGTSTTQLVFTKILLENMASSFNIARIEIIGKRIVYRSEIYFTPLTSNDRIDMNEVMKIIDSEFARAGIAKKDIDIGAVIITGETARRANASEVLHKLSGYAGDFVVATAGPVLESIISGKGAGSDKISKEHNNVVANIDIGGGTSNVVVFDHGETVSTGCLSQHRVSESAPGVWILAVV; encoded by the coding sequence ATGGAAAACTTTAAAAGACAGGAAATTCTCAGTGTCGGAATAGATATCGGTACTTCAACCACACAGTTGGTTTTTACAAAAATTCTGCTGGAAAACATGGCATCAAGTTTCAATATCGCCCGGATAGAAATTATTGGCAAGCGGATCGTGTACCGCAGTGAAATTTATTTCACGCCTTTGACATCGAATGATCGCATTGATATGAATGAAGTCATGAAAATCATCGACAGCGAGTTTGCCAGGGCCGGAATTGCGAAAAAGGATATCGATATCGGCGCGGTTATTATTACCGGAGAAACCGCCAGACGGGCGAATGCCAGTGAAGTGTTACACAAACTGAGCGGTTATGCCGGAGACTTTGTGGTAGCAACGGCAGGACCGGTTTTAGAAAGCATCATTTCTGGTAAAGGCGCAGGTTCAGACAAGATTTCCAAAGAACACAACAACGTCGTCGCAAACATTGATATCGGCGGAGGAACCTCGAATGTGGTTGTTTTTGATCACGGGGAGACAGTCAGCACCGGGTGTCTGAGTCAGCACCGGGTGTCTGAGTCAGCACCGGGTGTCTGGATATTGGCGGTCGTTTAG
- a CDS encoding histidine kinase N-terminal domain-containing protein, which translates to MKYKCDREFIIKQCKEFTLLNNDEIEAIIDVAKILPYFNEGFDGESFIDIKVHDKDLAVVVAESYKKKKSIYVDSYLGDIIYRENEPAVFRSFDLGVTTKDIIGMSFDRNKKKIWTKQTVVPIMHNNNVVATLILEKILDLRLTVVPGAPLQRSPENEKIEELWSSIFGKSNENEALQLREGILIFDETGHLKYFNQRAVKMYQELGFKSIENQHFDNLNYTTKNFDDVLSNIEGTFSNNDDNRIIIEKSYDGKVAIGDKFYRIHIIIRMKKTVDVIVFIDDITEMRKYEKEVNSYLVSSHEIHHRIKNNLQTVASLLRLQSRNAKDPEVKTILSDSINRIMSIAVTHELLEKKSNNLVSVQEMLDKIKQNMISFVATANKEIEISVKGADFFVDSEKSTVIALIVNELIQNSLKYAFPNGGVGHIEVTTASDGKIKMIEVKDNGIGYKSGEKKRSGLGLNIVKAYVYEKLLGKLIIETGDEGTTTSFAFKL; encoded by the coding sequence ATGAAGTATAAATGCGACCGCGAATTTATTATAAAACAATGTAAAGAGTTTACGCTGTTAAACAATGATGAAATCGAAGCGATAATTGACGTGGCTAAAATTCTACCATATTTTAACGAAGGATTTGACGGGGAGTCGTTTATTGATATAAAGGTACACGATAAAGATCTGGCGGTAGTGGTTGCTGAATCATATAAAAAAAAGAAATCAATATATGTTGACTCGTATTTAGGCGATATTATTTACCGTGAGAATGAACCGGCAGTATTTCGTTCATTTGATCTGGGAGTAACCACAAAAGATATCATTGGTATGAGTTTTGACCGTAACAAAAAGAAGATATGGACAAAACAAACAGTTGTGCCGATCATGCACAATAATAATGTCGTGGCCACATTAATACTTGAGAAAATACTGGATTTAAGATTGACCGTGGTGCCAGGGGCGCCATTACAGCGATCCCCGGAAAACGAAAAAATCGAGGAGCTATGGAGTTCGATTTTCGGTAAAAGCAATGAAAATGAAGCCTTGCAATTGCGCGAGGGTATTTTAATATTCGACGAAACCGGTCATTTAAAATATTTTAATCAACGGGCAGTTAAGATGTATCAGGAACTGGGGTTTAAATCCATTGAAAATCAACATTTTGATAACCTGAACTACACAACAAAGAATTTTGACGATGTTCTATCGAATATCGAAGGGACCTTTAGCAATAATGATGACAACCGTATCATTATTGAAAAAAGTTATGACGGAAAGGTGGCAATCGGCGATAAATTTTATCGCATTCACATCATTATCCGGATGAAAAAGACGGTTGATGTGATTGTGTTTATTGATGATATTACAGAAATGAGAAAATATGAAAAAGAAGTGAACAGTTATTTGGTGAGTTCACATGAAATTCATCACCGCATTAAAAACAATCTGCAAACGGTGGCTTCTTTACTGCGGTTGCAAAGTCGAAATGCTAAGGATCCAGAGGTAAAAACCATCTTAAGTGACAGCATCAACCGGATCATGAGTATTGCGGTCACCCACGAACTTTTAGAAAAAAAGTCAAATAATCTGGTTTCGGTTCAAGAAATGCTTGACAAAATAAAACAAAACATGATATCATTCGTCGCAACAGCTAATAAAGAAATTGAAATATCGGTTAAAGGTGCTGACTTTTTTGTTGACAGTGAAAAATCGACAGTTATTGCTTTGATTGTAAACGAACTGATTCAAAACTCGCTGAAGTACGCATTTCCCAATGGGGGTGTCGGTCACATCGAAGTGACAACTGCAAGTGATGGAAAAATCAAGATGATTGAAGTAAAGGATAACGGAATCGGTTACAAATCTGGAGAGAAAAAAAGAAGTGGTCTGGGTCTCAACATCGTTAAGGCTTATGTTTATGAAAAACTGCTGGGCAAATTAATTATTGAAACCGGAGATGAAGGTACCACAACTTCATTTGCCTTCAAATTATAA
- a CDS encoding ANTAR domain-containing response regulator gives MRIIVVEDEPVTRMDIRCILEDAGFEVLGEGKDGFDAINLCTSYHPDMVLMDINMPNLDGVSAAKIIRRDKLCKCVVFLTAYSDDIFIEGAKKSGVFGYVVKPIDEKSLLPTIKIAYAKSLESEKNEQKLNDITKRLEDRKMIEKAKGFLMQSGGLDEDSAYKKLRSLSMEKGYSLRVISETILLQAQKGEKK, from the coding sequence ATGAGAATTATCGTTGTCGAAGATGAACCGGTAACCCGGATGGATATTCGGTGTATACTTGAAGATGCCGGATTTGAAGTTCTGGGTGAAGGGAAGGATGGTTTTGATGCCATCAATTTATGCACAAGCTATCATCCGGATATGGTGCTGATGGATATTAATATGCCTAATTTAGATGGCGTCAGTGCTGCCAAGATAATTCGCAGAGATAAACTGTGTAAGTGCGTCGTTTTTCTGACCGCATATTCCGACGATATATTTATTGAGGGCGCTAAAAAAAGCGGCGTATTTGGTTATGTTGTCAAACCGATCGATGAGAAGAGTTTGCTGCCGACAATAAAAATCGCCTATGCAAAATCACTTGAGTCCGAAAAAAATGAGCAAAAATTAAATGACATTACCAAAAGACTGGAAGATCGCAAAATGATTGAGAAGGCAAAAGGATTTTTAATGCAATCCGGAGGCCTCGATGAGGACAGCGCCTATAAAAAACTCAGATCACTGAGTATGGAAAAAGGCTACTCACTCCGGGTTATCAGCGAAACGATACTGTTACAGGCACAAAAAGGCGAAAAGAAATGA
- a CDS encoding EutP/PduV family microcompartment system protein, which yields MKKVMFIGPSGSGKTTLYQRMGSFDIDYDKTQAIEFHKNVIDTPGEYLENRGYYSALQVTSVEADVVALVMDCKSRSNVFPPGFARMFTKPIIGIVTKIDLMLDEKDFSYAEDSLRLSGVNEIFKISSLKNKKIAELRKFLEWS from the coding sequence ATGAAAAAAGTTATGTTTATCGGGCCATCAGGAAGCGGTAAGACAACTTTGTATCAACGAATGGGGTCTTTCGATATCGATTATGACAAAACCCAGGCTATTGAATTTCATAAAAATGTCATCGATACACCCGGAGAATACCTGGAAAATCGTGGTTACTATTCAGCGTTGCAGGTGACATCTGTGGAAGCAGATGTGGTGGCCCTGGTAATGGACTGTAAAAGCCGGTCCAATGTGTTTCCGCCGGGTTTTGCAAGGATGTTTACTAAACCAATCATTGGGATTGTGACCAAGATCGATCTGATGCTGGATGAAAAGGATTTCAGTTATGCAGAAGATTCACTAAGGTTATCGGGGGTTAATGAAATATTTAAAATTTCATCATTGAAAAATAAGAAGATCGCAGAGTTAAGAAAATTTCTTGAGTGGAGTTGA
- a CDS encoding BMC domain-containing protein, translating to MNENVQRVIQEYVPGKQVTLAHIIVNPDNSIYKKLGLEENHNSIGILTITPSEAAIIAADVAVKSGDVTIGYVDRFNGSLVIEGDVGSVEASVESVLQTLSLLQGMSIPTVTRS from the coding sequence ATGAATGAGAATGTCCAAAGAGTGATCCAGGAATACGTTCCGGGAAAACAGGTTACGTTAGCGCATATTATTGTAAATCCCGATAATAGCATCTATAAAAAATTAGGACTGGAAGAGAACCATAATTCGATTGGAATCCTGACCATTACACCCAGTGAGGCGGCCATCATCGCAGCGGATGTTGCGGTAAAATCAGGTGATGTTACCATCGGCTATGTCGATCGCTTTAATGGTTCCCTGGTGATTGAAGGCGATGTCGGTTCGGTGGAAGCATCTGTCGAAAGCGTTCTTCAGACATTGTCTCTGTTACAGGGCATGTCAATCCCAACAGTGACACGATCTTGA
- a CDS encoding BMC domain-containing protein, with the protein MSTTDALGMIETKGLVGAIEAADAMVKAANVRLIGKEQIGSGLVTVMVRGDVGAVKAATDAGAAAASRVGMLISVHVIARPHEDVAMILLQEAN; encoded by the coding sequence ATGAGTACAACAGATGCATTGGGAATGATTGAAACAAAAGGTTTGGTAGGCGCGATTGAGGCTGCTGACGCCATGGTTAAAGCGGCAAATGTCAGATTAATCGGAAAAGAGCAAATCGGCAGTGGTTTGGTCACCGTAATGGTCAGAGGCGATGTGGGTGCGGTGAAAGCTGCAACGGATGCCGGGGCAGCCGCAGCCTCAAGAGTCGGCATGCTGATCTCGGTACATGTTATTGCAAGACCGCATGAAGATGTGGCGATGATTTTACTACAAGAAGCCAACTAA
- a CDS encoding cupin domain-containing protein, translated as MNNNIEQIIKDRVLDLNISEELIAQIVNEVMTSLTTDEQQLKKATEPDRIRLIRGNSVVFENFNTGNPDDKVTFKEILTIEECPNMATGFLRIEESAFDWYLGYDELDYIVEGTLEITYDGKKFTGHAGDVIFIPKETAVTFSSPDHCKFFFAAYPANWQDLCEDKQSN; from the coding sequence ATGAATAACAATATTGAACAGATAATCAAGGATCGAGTTTTGGATTTAAATATTTCTGAGGAACTGATAGCACAGATTGTGAATGAAGTAATGACGTCACTGACAACAGATGAGCAACAATTAAAAAAGGCCACTGAGCCTGACAGAATCAGACTGATCCGGGGCAACAGTGTGGTTTTTGAAAATTTCAATACCGGAAATCCAGATGATAAGGTTACCTTTAAAGAAATACTGACCATCGAAGAATGTCCAAACATGGCAACCGGTTTTTTGAGAATTGAAGAGTCCGCTTTTGACTGGTATTTAGGTTATGACGAGTTGGATTACATCGTAGAAGGAACATTGGAGATAACATATGACGGGAAAAAGTTCACCGGCCATGCCGGCGATGTTATCTTCATTCCAAAGGAAACGGCTGTTACATTCAGTTCACCGGATCATTGTAAATTTTTCTTTGCAGCATATCCCGCTAATTGGCAGGATCTGTGCGAAGATAAGCAATCGAATTAA
- a CDS encoding BMC domain-containing protein translates to MINTIGFIELNSIAKGIEVADHMLKVANVQLMFSTATCPGKYITLIYGDVGSVENSIEAAKLLGGEFIIDDLMIPNVDEQIFPAITGSSNVEKIGAIGVIESMAMASLIVAADTCVKASGVQLVELRLGSGIGGKSYLVMTGDVSEVDASIESGVAVIKESGNIVYYTVIPSPHKDFKNTLL, encoded by the coding sequence ATGATAAATACAATTGGGTTTATCGAACTTAACAGTATTGCAAAAGGCATTGAAGTAGCAGATCATATGCTCAAAGTTGCCAATGTGCAGCTGATGTTTTCAACAGCAACTTGTCCGGGGAAATATATTACCTTAATATATGGCGACGTCGGCTCAGTGGAGAATTCAATAGAAGCAGCAAAGCTTTTAGGCGGCGAGTTTATTATTGATGATTTGATGATTCCAAACGTCGATGAGCAAATTTTCCCGGCCATTACCGGTTCCAGTAATGTTGAGAAAATAGGCGCGATCGGTGTGATTGAAAGTATGGCAATGGCCTCATTGATTGTGGCAGCAGACACCTGTGTGAAAGCATCAGGCGTGCAGCTGGTTGAATTAAGGCTGGGTTCCGGCATCGGCGGTAAATCCTATTTGGTCATGACCGGAGATGTTTCAGAGGTCGATGCCTCCATAGAATCCGGGGTTGCAGTGATCAAAGAAAGTGGGAATATCGTCTATTATACGGTCATACCATCGCCGCATAAGGACTTCAAAAATACTTTATTATAA
- a CDS encoding 4Fe-4S dicluster domain-containing protein produces MNSEFTNRIMEAGVVGAGGAGFPTYVKLAAKAEYIIVNAAECEPLIRVDQELLLHHTNDILEGLTGIIQETGAKKGYVAIKAKHTEVIDCLKEQLKDSENIELFLLEDFYPAGDEQITVYEVLKRVVPKGGIPLNVGCIVCNVETILNVYNAARGKTVTTTYVTITGDVKTPATFCLPIGMSYKEALALCGIETLTGKVGIDGGPMMGKIIFDFELPITKTTKAIILLDQNSSLIENKTKGNEQVLKQSKIACIQCQKCTDLCPRDLLGHNVKPHLVMRIANYGLSDFLGMKTALGCSECGACELYACPNGLSPRKVNIMIKKELIAAGISIDKGGEQKSISEMIEYRKIPVKRLIERLGLKEYDRCAPLKSFAYNVKKVVIPLKQHIGTLAKPVVEKEMMVDEGMLIGEIENGKMGACIHASISGMITEVSNESITIEAREDRI; encoded by the coding sequence ATGAATAGTGAATTTACAAACAGAATCATGGAAGCAGGTGTTGTCGGGGCCGGAGGTGCTGGTTTTCCAACATATGTGAAATTGGCAGCAAAAGCCGAATATATAATCGTTAATGCCGCAGAGTGCGAACCCTTGATACGGGTTGATCAGGAATTATTGCTTCACCATACCAACGATATATTAGAAGGTTTAACCGGTATTATCCAGGAAACCGGGGCTAAAAAGGGTTATGTTGCAATTAAAGCGAAACATACAGAAGTAATCGATTGTTTAAAAGAACAATTGAAGGATTCGGAAAATATTGAGCTTTTCCTGCTTGAAGATTTTTATCCGGCGGGTGATGAACAAATAACCGTCTATGAAGTTTTGAAAAGAGTGGTACCAAAAGGTGGAATTCCTTTGAATGTTGGCTGCATCGTATGTAATGTGGAAACGATTTTAAATGTGTACAATGCTGCCAGGGGAAAAACGGTGACAACCACTTATGTAACGATTACCGGCGATGTAAAAACCCCCGCAACCTTTTGCCTTCCAATTGGTATGAGTTATAAAGAAGCCTTGGCGTTATGCGGAATAGAAACCTTGACTGGAAAAGTTGGTATTGACGGCGGTCCAATGATGGGAAAGATAATCTTCGATTTTGAATTGCCAATTACGAAAACCACAAAGGCAATTATACTCTTAGATCAGAATTCTTCATTGATTGAAAATAAAACAAAAGGGAATGAGCAGGTATTAAAACAATCAAAGATTGCCTGCATACAATGCCAAAAGTGTACTGACCTATGTCCCCGGGATTTACTTGGTCATAATGTCAAACCCCATTTAGTCATGCGCATTGCAAACTATGGTTTATCAGATTTTTTAGGCATGAAAACAGCATTGGGCTGTTCCGAGTGTGGAGCCTGTGAATTATATGCCTGTCCAAACGGATTGTCGCCGAGAAAAGTCAATATTATGATTAAAAAGGAGTTAATCGCGGCTGGGATAAGCATTGATAAAGGCGGAGAACAAAAATCCATATCGGAAATGATAGAGTACCGGAAAATACCGGTTAAACGACTCATCGAAAGACTTGGGTTAAAAGAATATGATCGGTGTGCACCATTAAAAAGTTTTGCGTACAATGTGAAAAAAGTTGTAATTCCCCTTAAACAGCATATCGGAACATTGGCTAAACCAGTGGTGGAAAAAGAGATGATGGTCGATGAAGGGATGCTTATTGGCGAAATAGAAAACGGAAAAATGGGTGCGTGTATTCATGCCAGTATTTCAGGAATGATTACAGAAGTTTCCAATGAATCCATTACAATTGAAGCACGAGAGGATAGGATATGA
- a CDS encoding EutN/CcmL family microcompartment protein, which yields MKIGRVIDSIWCTRKEDELRGLKLLRVKLLNREKESENGEIIVATDLIGAGIGELVLLTNGSAARRSEGLENAPVDCIIIGIIDEKNEDEGDIHE from the coding sequence ATGAAGATTGGACGGGTTATAGACAGTATCTGGTGCACAAGAAAAGAAGATGAGTTAAGGGGATTAAAACTCCTGAGAGTGAAACTATTGAACCGCGAAAAAGAATCTGAAAATGGTGAGATTATCGTTGCTACGGATTTAATCGGAGCCGGAATCGGCGAACTGGTATTACTCACGAATGGAAGTGCGGCAAGAAGGTCAGAAGGATTAGAAAACGCACCGGTTGACTGCATCATTATCGGTATTATCGATGAAAAAAATGAAGATGAGGGGGATATACATGAATAG
- a CDS encoding BMC domain-containing protein, whose amino-acid sequence MDIEIIKSPSDGVIKMMRSRLFSKDFLESEKFDTVGLVQGKLVEMFVATDIAEKTAAVDVVEIKGICPQHFTMIAVLGDVASVKEALNNIAKEFKERVSQ is encoded by the coding sequence ATGGATATTGAAATAATTAAATCGCCTTCTGACGGGGTGATTAAAATGATGAGAAGTCGTTTGTTTTCAAAAGATTTCCTGGAGAGTGAGAAATTTGATACCGTTGGATTAGTACAGGGAAAACTCGTGGAAATGTTTGTGGCAACTGATATTGCTGAAAAAACAGCAGCTGTCGATGTTGTTGAGATAAAAGGTATATGTCCCCAGCATTTTACCATGATTGCTGTACTGGGTGATGTTGCATCAGTAAAGGAAGCCCTGAATAATATCGCTAAAGAGTTTAAAGAGAGGGTGTCGCAGTAA